The proteins below are encoded in one region of Enhydrobacter sp.:
- a CDS encoding gamma-glutamyltransferase family protein, whose protein sequence is MIVAPQPEAAEAGADALREGGNAVDAGIACALVQGVVDPLMCGIAGFGSCGLYLPGKNFHGYIDAHAPAPLAATPDMWASLIESEARDGYGFILRGRVNDIGYKSICAPANLRMYYEAHHEHGRLPWSRIVEPAIHWAENGWTVRPHVHFWWADEGAFGRAPNHERITAFPAARALYCRPDGTPKRVGDPVVNRDYGQTLRAIAKDGADVFYSGEIGHAIDEDMRKNDALLSIEDLEAWKTVRNAPLWGEYRGYRVSTNQPPGGGVMLVEMLNILENFDLGALEHNSAEYVRIVAEAMKRATIDKDAHVGDPKFVKVPVEPLTSKDYARRMADEVKRGVKAHVPRFNSGAISKDTTHISVLDRDGNCFAMTHSLGMPSGVVTPGLGFMYNGCMGVFDPRPGHAGSIAPGKARFSSVVPSILFKGDRPHLVIGAPGATQIAMGVLHVILNALDFDMTMVEAVSAPRFSATSDTIDISNRVQWKVERELQALGYPVVRSPYGFGFAAVHGIRIHEDGLDGGADPGHDGVVIAV, encoded by the coding sequence ATGATCGTGGCGCCGCAGCCCGAGGCGGCGGAGGCGGGGGCGGATGCCTTGCGCGAGGGCGGCAATGCCGTCGATGCCGGCATCGCCTGCGCCCTGGTGCAGGGCGTGGTCGATCCGCTGATGTGCGGCATCGCGGGCTTCGGCAGTTGCGGCCTCTACCTGCCGGGCAAGAACTTCCACGGCTACATCGACGCCCATGCGCCGGCGCCGCTTGCCGCCACGCCGGACATGTGGGCGAGCCTCATCGAGAGCGAGGCGCGCGACGGCTACGGCTTCATCCTGAGAGGCCGCGTGAACGACATCGGCTACAAGTCGATCTGCGCGCCGGCCAACCTCAGGATGTACTACGAGGCGCACCACGAGCACGGCCGTCTTCCCTGGTCGCGCATCGTCGAGCCGGCCATCCACTGGGCCGAGAACGGCTGGACGGTGCGGCCGCATGTTCATTTCTGGTGGGCCGACGAGGGCGCATTCGGCCGCGCGCCCAATCACGAGCGCATCACCGCCTTTCCGGCCGCCCGTGCGCTCTATTGCCGGCCCGACGGCACGCCCAAGCGGGTGGGCGATCCGGTCGTCAACCGCGACTACGGCCAGACGCTGCGCGCCATCGCCAAGGATGGCGCCGACGTCTTCTACTCCGGCGAGATCGGCCATGCGATCGACGAGGACATGAGGAAGAACGACGCGCTCCTGTCGATCGAGGACCTCGAGGCGTGGAAGACGGTGCGCAATGCGCCGCTCTGGGGCGAGTATCGTGGCTACAGGGTTTCGACCAACCAGCCCCCGGGCGGCGGGGTGATGCTGGTCGAGATGTTGAACATCCTCGAGAATTTCGACCTCGGCGCGCTCGAGCACAATTCGGCGGAGTATGTGCGCATCGTCGCCGAGGCGATGAAGCGCGCCACGATCGACAAGGACGCGCATGTCGGCGATCCGAAGTTCGTCAAGGTGCCGGTCGAGCCGCTCACCTCGAAGGACTATGCCCGGCGGATGGCGGACGAGGTCAAGCGCGGGGTCAAGGCGCATGTGCCGCGTTTCAACTCGGGCGCCATCAGCAAGGATACTACGCATATCTCGGTGCTCGACAGGGACGGCAACTGCTTCGCCATGACCCATTCGCTCGGCATGCCCTCGGGGGTGGTCACGCCGGGCCTGGGCTTCATGTACAACGGCTGCATGGGCGTATTCGACCCGCGGCCGGGCCATGCCGGGTCGATCGCACCGGGCAAGGCCCGGTTCAGCTCGGTCGTCCCCTCGATCCTGTTCAAGGGCGACAGGCCGCACCTCGTTATCGGTGCGCCCGGAGCCACGCAGATCGCCATGGGCGTGCTGCACGTCATCCTGAACGCGCTCGACTTCGACATGACCATGGTCGAGGCAGTGAGCGCCCCCCGCTTCTCGGCCACCTCGGACACGATCGATATCTCCAACCGCGTCCAGTGGAAGGTCGAGCGCGAATTGCAGGCCCTGGGCTATCCGGTCGTTCGCAGTCCCTACGGCTTCGGCTTTGCCGCCGTGCACGGCATTCGCATCCACGAGGACGGCCTCGATGGCGGCGCCGACCCCGGCCACGACGGCGTGGTGATCGCGGTCTGA
- a CDS encoding divergent polysaccharide deacetylase family protein, producing the protein MASRKNRSRKANRRSPKAAATWRRRLVGRYRDLLAWIEAHRWPAVVIGGVVLLGGSFMGSYWLANRLDSLDRAHIVKDALNEMKREGRPQQQPAGKYARIEDIPGLPQYTEAEPGQARTTIEEPARKLPQPTQVAAVAASERPAWRRNAVPFGDLYARPLIAIVIDDVGLDRPHSKRAWELPGPLTLSFLPYARDLHEQSKAARAHGNELMLHMPMEPMGHADPGPNALLTSLSESEIRQRVTTDLDSFSGYVGVNNHMGSRFTASKPGMEIVLRLLKARGLLFLDSRTTAQTVGETLSHELGVPTISRNVFLDDDESLAAVKHKLAETEEVARRQGFAVAIGHPHENTLQALAAWLPGLAAKGLALAPLTAALRKRNGWD; encoded by the coding sequence ATGGCATCTAGGAAGAACAGAAGCAGGAAGGCGAACAGAAGGAGTCCGAAGGCCGCCGCCACGTGGCGCCGTCGACTGGTCGGGCGCTATCGCGATCTTCTAGCCTGGATCGAGGCCCATCGCTGGCCCGCGGTCGTGATCGGCGGCGTCGTGCTGCTTGGCGGCAGTTTCATGGGCAGCTACTGGCTCGCGAACCGGCTCGACTCGCTCGACCGCGCGCACATCGTGAAGGACGCGCTCAACGAGATGAAGCGCGAAGGCCGACCGCAGCAGCAACCTGCCGGCAAGTACGCGCGCATCGAGGATATCCCGGGCCTGCCCCAATATACCGAAGCCGAACCCGGTCAGGCGCGCACCACGATCGAGGAGCCGGCGCGCAAGCTGCCCCAGCCGACGCAGGTCGCGGCAGTTGCGGCAAGCGAGCGCCCGGCCTGGCGGCGCAACGCCGTGCCGTTCGGTGATCTCTATGCGCGCCCCCTGATTGCCATCGTCATCGACGATGTCGGTCTCGATCGGCCGCATTCGAAGCGCGCCTGGGAGCTGCCGGGGCCGCTCACGCTCTCGTTCCTGCCCTATGCCCGGGATCTCCATGAGCAGTCGAAGGCCGCGCGCGCGCACGGCAACGAGCTGATGCTGCACATGCCGATGGAGCCGATGGGCCATGCCGATCCCGGGCCCAACGCGCTCCTCACCTCGCTGAGCGAGAGCGAGATCCGCCAGCGCGTCACGACCGATCTCGACAGTTTCTCCGGCTATGTCGGCGTGAACAATCACATGGGCAGCCGCTTCACCGCATCGAAGCCCGGCATGGAGATCGTGCTGCGTCTCCTGAAGGCGCGCGGGCTGCTGTTTCTCGACTCGCGCACGACCGCCCAGACCGTCGGCGAGACGTTGTCGCACGAGCTCGGCGTGCCCACGATCTCGCGCAACGTGTTCCTCGATGATGACGAGTCCCTTGCCGCGGTGAAGCACAAGCTCGCGGAGACGGAGGAGGTGGCACGCCGCCAGGGTTTCGCGGTGGCGATCGGACATCCGCACGAGAACACCCTGCAAGCGCTGGCGGCATGGCTGCCCGGTCTCGCCGCCAAGGGCCTCGCGCTGGCGCCGCTCACGGCCGCGTTGCGCAAGCGCAACGGTTGGGATTGA
- a CDS encoding bifunctional acetate--CoA ligase family protein/GNAT family N-acetyltransferase, which produces MAPRSVVAIGAGSRPGSVGAAVTRNLLAGGFKGDLHFVNVKGGEVEGRPVRRSLSELPQPADLAIIMTPAETVPGLIEELGRHGTRVAVIISAGPGVGPNAAEINARWRRHLLETARPFLLRIVGPNCIGYAAPKIGLNGSFGPSRLRSGRLAAIAQSGAVLAGLVDWGMAQGIGFSHLFSMGDMADVDFGDVLDMLARDYDTRAVLMYVEGITHARKFMSAARGVARLKPVIVLKAGRHAAAAQAAASHTGAMAGSTAVYEAAFARAGLVSVTGLGELFDAAETLGHGLLPRTEQLAILTNGGGAGIIATDLLMDEGGELATLQQATLAELDKRLPRIWSHGNPVDIVGDADGGRYAAALDILAADRAVGAVLVMNVPTALASSEEVARAVAGSAGRRVLPVIGCWIGGPDADAGRRVLHESRIPAFDTPLRAVRGFMHIIEYRRGQRALQRTPPSIPEAHADTALVRTIVEAALADGRQLLTEPESKRVLAAYGIPVVPTEIVRDAAEAAAVAARIGFPVAVKILSRDIAHKSDVGGVALDLVSEQTVLDAVREITGKALVMANQARIDGFVVQPMIKRRDAIELILGAAEDAVFGPILMVGHGGVAAEVIDDKALALPPLDPVLAESALSRTRVDRLLRGYRDRPPAARGAVAEAMVRLSQLIADIDEIAELDINPLLVDAEGVIALDARIVVRRPAGQERAARFAIRPYPVELETDIEHRGQRLHIRPIWPEDEELLNVFTKHLTAEDIRLRFFGPLRELTHEMAARLSQIDYDREMAFLLLDGKELLGVGRLAADPDFEQAEFALIVASDRQRHGYGGLLLGHVLDYARKRGIKRVIGHVLRENHRMLELAEQLGFRREGGRAGNSDVRVVKVLDEP; this is translated from the coding sequence ATGGCCCCGCGCTCGGTCGTCGCCATCGGTGCGGGCAGCCGGCCCGGCAGTGTCGGCGCCGCGGTGACGCGCAACCTGCTGGCGGGAGGCTTCAAGGGCGATCTGCACTTCGTGAACGTCAAGGGCGGCGAGGTCGAGGGGCGGCCGGTGCGGCGCAGCCTGTCGGAGCTCCCGCAGCCGGCCGACCTCGCCATCATCATGACGCCGGCGGAAACCGTACCGGGACTGATCGAGGAGCTGGGCCGGCACGGCACGAGGGTGGCGGTCATCATCAGTGCCGGTCCGGGCGTCGGCCCGAACGCCGCGGAGATCAACGCGCGCTGGCGCCGCCACCTTCTCGAGACGGCCAGGCCCTTTCTGCTGCGCATCGTCGGGCCCAACTGCATCGGCTACGCCGCGCCCAAGATCGGCCTCAACGGCAGCTTCGGTCCAAGCAGGCTGAGGAGCGGGCGTCTCGCCGCGATCGCCCAGTCGGGCGCCGTGCTGGCTGGCCTGGTCGACTGGGGCATGGCGCAAGGCATCGGCTTCTCGCATCTCTTCTCGATGGGCGACATGGCCGATGTCGATTTCGGCGACGTGCTCGACATGCTCGCGCGCGACTACGATACGCGCGCCGTGCTGATGTATGTCGAAGGCATCACCCATGCCCGCAAGTTCATGTCGGCGGCGCGCGGCGTGGCGCGGCTCAAGCCAGTGATCGTGCTCAAGGCCGGTCGGCACGCCGCCGCGGCCCAGGCGGCAGCCTCGCACACCGGCGCGATGGCGGGATCGACGGCGGTCTACGAAGCGGCTTTCGCACGCGCGGGGCTGGTCAGCGTAACCGGCCTCGGCGAGCTGTTCGACGCCGCCGAGACGCTGGGGCACGGCCTGCTGCCGCGCACCGAGCAGCTCGCGATCCTGACCAACGGCGGCGGCGCCGGCATCATCGCCACCGATCTGCTGATGGACGAGGGGGGTGAACTCGCGACGCTGCAGCAAGCCACGCTCGCCGAGCTCGACAAGCGCCTGCCGCGCATCTGGTCGCACGGCAATCCGGTCGACATCGTGGGCGATGCCGATGGCGGCCGCTACGCGGCGGCTCTCGACATCCTGGCAGCCGACCGGGCCGTGGGCGCGGTGCTGGTCATGAACGTGCCGACGGCGCTCGCCTCGTCGGAGGAGGTGGCGCGCGCCGTGGCAGGCTCGGCCGGCCGGCGTGTATTGCCGGTGATCGGCTGCTGGATCGGCGGCCCGGACGCGGACGCCGGCCGTCGCGTCCTGCACGAATCCCGTATTCCGGCGTTCGACACGCCGCTTCGGGCCGTGCGGGGCTTCATGCACATCATCGAGTATCGCCGGGGCCAGCGTGCCCTGCAGCGCACGCCGCCGTCGATTCCCGAAGCCCATGCCGACACGGCGCTCGTGCGCACCATCGTCGAGGCCGCGCTCGCCGATGGGCGGCAGCTCCTGACCGAGCCCGAATCCAAGCGCGTGCTGGCAGCCTACGGCATTCCCGTCGTGCCGACCGAGATCGTCCGTGATGCTGCCGAGGCCGCGGCCGTGGCGGCGCGCATCGGCTTTCCGGTCGCGGTCAAGATCCTGTCGCGCGACATCGCGCACAAGTCCGACGTCGGCGGCGTGGCGCTCGACCTCGTCTCGGAGCAGACGGTGCTCGATGCCGTGCGCGAGATCACGGGCAAGGCGCTGGTTATGGCCAATCAGGCGCGCATCGACGGCTTCGTGGTGCAGCCGATGATCAAGCGGCGGGATGCGATCGAGCTGATCCTCGGCGCCGCCGAGGATGCGGTGTTCGGGCCGATCCTGATGGTGGGCCATGGCGGCGTGGCGGCCGAGGTGATCGACGACAAGGCGCTCGCTTTGCCGCCGCTCGATCCGGTGCTGGCCGAGAGCGCGCTGTCGCGAACCCGCGTCGACCGCCTGCTGCGCGGCTACCGCGACCGGCCGCCGGCGGCGCGCGGCGCGGTGGCCGAGGCGATGGTGCGGCTGTCGCAGCTCATCGCCGATATCGATGAGATTGCCGAGCTCGACATCAACCCGCTGCTGGTCGATGCCGAGGGCGTGATCGCGCTCGATGCGCGCATCGTCGTGCGCCGGCCGGCGGGTCAGGAGCGGGCCGCGCGCTTTGCCATCCGCCCCTATCCGGTCGAGCTCGAGACCGACATCGAGCATCGCGGCCAGCGCCTGCATATCCGCCCGATCTGGCCCGAGGACGAAGAGCTGCTGAACGTCTTCACGAAGCATCTGACGGCAGAGGACATCCGGCTGCGGTTCTTTGGTCCCCTGCGCGAGCTCACGCACGAGATGGCAGCGCGCCTGAGCCAGATCGACTACGATCGCGAGATGGCGTTCCTGCTGCTCGACGGCAAGGAACTGCTGGGTGTTGGGCGGCTCGCCGCCGATCCCGACTTCGAGCAGGCGGAGTTCGCGCTGATCGTGGCGTCGGACAGGCAACGGCACGGGTATGGCGGGTTGCTGCTCGGTCACGTGCTCGACTACGCACGGAAACGCGGCATCAAGCGTGTCATTGGCCATGTCCTGCGCGAGAACCATCGCATGCTCGAACTCGCCGAGCAGCTTGGTTTCAGGCGCGAAGGCGGGCGCGCCGGCAATTCGGACGTCCGCGTGGTGAAGGTGCTGGACGAACCGTAA
- a CDS encoding EamA family transporter gives MVVSPLIVGLLLAAALMHASWNALLKSDRSDRLATFGVIMTTGTVMGLVAVPFLPMIEPAAWKFIALSVAIHLAYYTFLLKAYSYGDLSHTYPIARGLGPLLVAILSGQLVGEHLRGQDVLGVLLLSCGLVALAFPVRLTAPRPGSRHGLATIFAVLTGVSIAGYILADGLGVRAAGPELGQKIGYIAWLCVVEGPWLLALACARRPAEVWIHLRANWWRGVLGGAIASVGYGIAIYGLATGPMVHVAALRETSVLFGTLIGTLLLGEPFGGRRVAAALVIVSGLVLMNGPAFF, from the coding sequence ATGGTTGTCTCCCCGCTGATCGTCGGGCTGCTGCTGGCGGCAGCCCTCATGCATGCGAGCTGGAACGCGCTCCTGAAATCGGACCGATCCGACCGGCTGGCGACCTTCGGGGTGATCATGACCACCGGCACCGTGATGGGTCTCGTCGCGGTACCGTTCCTGCCCATGATCGAGCCCGCCGCATGGAAGTTTATCGCACTCTCCGTGGCGATCCATCTCGCCTACTACACCTTCCTGCTCAAGGCTTATTCTTATGGCGATCTCAGCCATACCTATCCGATTGCCCGCGGCTTGGGACCGCTCCTGGTCGCGATCCTGTCCGGCCAGCTCGTCGGCGAGCATTTGCGTGGCCAGGACGTGCTGGGGGTTCTTCTGCTGAGTTGCGGTCTGGTGGCCCTTGCCTTCCCGGTGCGCCTGACTGCGCCGCGGCCCGGCAGCCGACATGGGCTCGCGACGATCTTCGCCGTCCTGACGGGGGTCTCCATTGCCGGCTATATCCTGGCCGACGGTCTCGGAGTGCGGGCGGCCGGCCCTGAGCTCGGACAGAAGATCGGCTACATCGCCTGGCTGTGCGTGGTCGAGGGACCGTGGCTGTTGGCGCTGGCATGTGCGCGGCGACCGGCGGAGGTGTGGATCCATCTGCGTGCCAACTGGTGGCGAGGTGTGCTGGGCGGCGCGATCGCGAGCGTCGGCTACGGCATCGCGATCTACGGGCTCGCCACCGGCCCCATGGTGCATGTGGCGGCGTTGCGCGAGACGTCGGTCCTGTTCGGCACGCTGATCGGCACGTTGCTGCTGGGTGAGCCGTTCGGCGGGCGGCGTGTGGCCGCAGCCCTTGTCATCGTTTCGGGACTTGTGCTGATGAACGGTCCGGCGTTCTTTTAG
- a CDS encoding chloride channel protein, whose amino-acid sequence MQSRLRSNEPVQIFVCGIVGAAIGALVAGLRWVVDLLHLVGFNLSEGRTLSTGIGVDPLRILIVPVIGGLVIGLSAIIMRRLRPKDIVDPIEANALHGGIMSMFDSLRLLIATITSNAAGASVGMEAGYTQMGSSILAKVGQYFRLRRNDQRIFVGAGAAAAIAAAFNAPFAGAFYGYELILGTYSVRALAPVAAAAIAGTFAQRALIDPEPIFSVEQFFHFNLRVYFVFALLGIFAGAFSVLAMQSVTWAERALRRLPLPQWLRPAIGGILLSAIAIIVPQVLGSGHGAIQLMFDRNVALQTFLLLLIAKLVASAVSLGSGFRGGMFSASLFLGCLFGGSFAGVAALVVPSLSDMQSALMMVGMGAVAAAIIGGPLTMVFLVLEGTGSFAMMVAVMVGVVISSTIVRLTFGYSFSTWRFHQRGIGIRSPHDIGWLADLSVGRLMRTDAQVVPENTPLKELREKFPPGTAWHVFVVSDKGIYTGALDSADVHDTQQNDKLETLYARDLAADPDIFLLPYENVRTALGRFEDKEVETLPVLASSNDRSIVGYLSEQYALRRYNQELERRRSADLGERDMFSLADRKV is encoded by the coding sequence ATGCAGAGCCGCCTTCGCTCGAACGAGCCCGTGCAGATCTTCGTGTGCGGCATCGTCGGGGCGGCGATCGGGGCGCTCGTCGCGGGCCTGCGCTGGGTGGTCGACCTGCTGCATCTGGTCGGCTTCAATCTGTCGGAAGGACGCACCCTCAGCACCGGCATCGGCGTCGATCCGCTGCGCATCCTCATCGTGCCCGTCATAGGCGGCCTGGTGATCGGGCTCTCGGCGATCATCATGCGCAGGCTTCGGCCCAAGGATATCGTCGACCCGATCGAGGCCAACGCGCTCCACGGCGGCATCATGTCGATGTTCGACAGCCTCCGTCTGCTGATCGCGACGATCACCTCGAATGCCGCCGGGGCCTCGGTGGGAATGGAGGCCGGATACACCCAGATGGGCTCCAGCATCCTCGCCAAGGTGGGGCAGTATTTCCGCCTGCGCCGCAACGACCAGCGCATCTTCGTGGGCGCAGGCGCCGCGGCGGCGATTGCCGCCGCCTTCAACGCGCCGTTCGCCGGCGCTTTCTACGGCTACGAGCTCATCCTCGGCACCTACTCGGTGCGGGCGCTGGCGCCGGTGGCCGCTGCGGCGATCGCCGGGACCTTCGCGCAGCGCGCCCTGATCGATCCCGAACCCATTTTCAGCGTCGAGCAGTTCTTTCATTTCAACCTCAGGGTCTACTTCGTGTTCGCCCTGCTGGGCATCTTCGCCGGCGCCTTCAGCGTGCTGGCCATGCAATCGGTGACATGGGCCGAGCGGGCGTTGCGTCGCCTGCCCCTGCCGCAATGGCTGCGCCCGGCGATCGGCGGCATCCTGCTGTCGGCCATCGCGATCATCGTGCCGCAGGTGCTGGGCAGCGGCCATGGCGCGATCCAGCTCATGTTCGACCGCAACGTGGCGCTGCAGACATTCCTGCTCCTGCTGATCGCCAAGCTCGTGGCGTCGGCCGTCTCGCTGGGCTCGGGGTTTCGCGGCGGCATGTTCAGCGCATCGCTCTTCCTGGGCTGCCTGTTCGGCGGCTCCTTTGCCGGTGTCGCCGCGCTCGTCGTGCCGTCGCTCAGCGACATGCAGTCGGCCCTGATGATGGTCGGCATGGGGGCGGTGGCGGCCGCCATCATCGGTGGCCCGCTCACCATGGTCTTCCTGGTGCTGGAAGGGACCGGCAGCTTCGCGATGATGGTGGCGGTCATGGTGGGGGTGGTGATCTCGTCCACCATCGTGCGCCTGACCTTCGGCTATTCGTTCTCCACCTGGCGCTTCCATCAGCGTGGCATCGGCATCCGCAGCCCGCACGATATCGGCTGGCTGGCCGATCTTTCGGTGGGACGGCTGATGCGCACCGACGCCCAGGTCGTGCCCGAGAACACGCCGCTCAAGGAGCTGCGCGAGAAATTTCCCCCCGGCACGGCCTGGCACGTCTTCGTGGTCTCGGACAAGGGCATCTACACCGGCGCGCTCGACAGCGCCGACGTCCACGACACGCAGCAGAACGACAAGCTCGAGACCCTCTACGCGCGCGATCTGGCGGCCGACCCCGACATCTTCCTGCTGCCCTACGAGAATGTCCGGACCGCCCTGGGGCGCTTCGAGGACAAGGAGGTCGAGACCCTGCCGGTGCTCGCCTCGTCGAACGACCGTTCGATCGTGGGCTACCTGTCCGAGCAGTACGCGCTGCGGCGCTACAATCAGGAACTCGAGCGCCGCCGCAGTGCCGATCTCGGCGAGCGGGACATGTTCTCCCTGGCCGACCGGAAGGTCTGA
- a CDS encoding aminodeoxychorismate/anthranilate synthase component II, with protein sequence MLLLIDNYDSFTYNLVHFLGDLGARCVVHRNDQITVEAGMALEPDGIVLSPGPCTPSEAGICMDLVKAAAHAQVPLLGVCLGHQAIGQAFGGKVVRAPVPMHGKLSGIEHKGQSVFEDVPSPFSATRYHSLVVDLASLPQDLEVTARTGEVIMGLRHRTLPIHGVQFHPESIASEHGHKILENFLKIAGEHPAQQKRKAA encoded by the coding sequence GTGCTGCTTTTGATCGATAACTACGACAGTTTCACCTACAACCTCGTTCACTTTCTGGGCGATCTTGGGGCGCGTTGCGTCGTCCATCGCAACGATCAGATCACGGTCGAGGCCGGAATGGCACTGGAGCCCGACGGAATCGTGCTCTCGCCCGGTCCGTGCACGCCCAGCGAGGCCGGCATCTGCATGGATCTGGTCAAAGCCGCCGCCCACGCCCAGGTGCCGCTGCTGGGCGTTTGCCTCGGTCATCAGGCGATCGGCCAGGCGTTCGGCGGAAAGGTCGTGCGTGCGCCCGTGCCCATGCACGGCAAGCTGTCGGGCATCGAGCATAAAGGCCAGAGCGTGTTCGAGGACGTGCCCTCGCCGTTCTCCGCGACCCGCTATCACTCGCTGGTGGTGGACCTGGCGAGCCTGCCGCAGGACCTCGAGGTGACGGCCAGGACTGGCGAGGTCATCATGGGGCTGCGGCACAGGACGCTGCCGATCCACGGTGTGCAGTTTCATCCCGAGAGCATCGCCTCGGAGCACGGCCACAAGATCCTGGAGAATTTCCTCAAGATCGCCGGAGAGCACCCGGCGCAGCAAAAGCGGAAGGCCGCCTAG
- a CDS encoding heavy metal-associated domain-containing protein: MAEELILRVTGMDCDGCVKAVTRAATGAGTAPISVDLESGEMRLPAGADVAAITRAIQRAGFGVAAS, translated from the coding sequence ATGGCTGAAGAACTCATCCTCAGGGTTACCGGCATGGATTGCGACGGCTGTGTGAAGGCCGTCACCCGGGCCGCGACCGGCGCTGGCACTGCGCCGATTTCCGTCGACCTCGAGAGCGGCGAGATGCGCTTGCCGGCAGGGGCGGACGTGGCCGCGATCACGCGCGCCATCCAGCGCGCGGGCTTCGGGGTCGCGGCCTCCTAA
- the trpD gene encoding anthranilate phosphoribosyltransferase, translating to MDDFRGLLAKVGNGQTLSVDEAERAFDIMTSGDATPAQMGGFLMALKVRGETAEELAGGARVLRAKVQRVRAPGSAIDIVGTGGDHHGTFNVSSCSALVVAGAGIPVAKHGNRAFTSKSGAADVLNALGINLDLPIETLEKALVEANICFLMAPRHHSAMRNVAGPRAELVPSRTIFNLLGPMSNPALVKRQLVGVFDRRWLRPVAEALGQLGLERALVVHGQDGMDELTTTTASWAASLENGKVSEIEIAPEEIGVARASLAQLKGGDAVHNAEEIKKVLAGERNAFRDIVLLNSAAAIMVAGKAKDLKEGAAVAANSIDEGKAAQALAALQRICA from the coding sequence ATCGACGATTTTCGCGGTCTTCTGGCGAAAGTGGGCAATGGCCAGACACTGAGCGTGGACGAAGCCGAACGCGCCTTCGACATCATGACCAGCGGCGATGCGACGCCGGCCCAGATGGGCGGCTTCCTGATGGCCCTCAAGGTGCGCGGCGAGACGGCCGAGGAGCTGGCGGGCGGCGCGCGCGTGCTGCGCGCCAAGGTCCAGCGAGTGCGGGCGCCCGGGAGCGCCATCGATATCGTCGGTACCGGCGGCGACCACCATGGAACCTTCAACGTTTCGTCATGCTCCGCGCTGGTAGTCGCCGGCGCCGGCATTCCCGTTGCCAAGCACGGCAACCGCGCCTTCACCTCGAAGTCGGGGGCGGCCGACGTTCTGAATGCTCTCGGCATCAATCTCGATCTGCCGATCGAAACACTCGAGAAAGCGCTGGTCGAGGCCAATATCTGCTTCCTCATGGCGCCACGGCACCACAGCGCAATGCGCAACGTGGCAGGCCCGCGCGCGGAACTGGTCCCTTCCCGCACCATCTTCAATCTGCTGGGGCCGATGTCGAACCCGGCGCTGGTGAAGCGCCAGCTCGTGGGCGTCTTCGACCGCCGCTGGCTGAGGCCGGTGGCCGAGGCGCTCGGACAACTGGGCCTCGAGCGCGCCCTCGTGGTGCATGGCCAGGACGGGATGGACGAACTCACCACCACGACCGCGAGCTGGGCCGCGTCGCTCGAGAACGGCAAGGTGAGCGAGATCGAGATTGCACCCGAGGAGATCGGCGTGGCACGGGCCTCCCTCGCGCAGCTCAAGGGCGGCGATGCCGTTCACAATGCCGAGGAGATCAAGAAAGTGCTGGCCGGTGAACGCAACGCTTTCCGCGATATCGTGTTGTTGAACAGCGCCGCAGCCATCATGGTGGCGGGCAAGGCGAAGGATCTGAAGGAAGGCGCCGCCGTCGCCGCGAATTCGATCGACGAGGGCAAGGCTGCGCAGGCGCTCGCCGCGTTGCAAAGGATCTGTGCATGA
- the trpC gene encoding indole-3-glycerol phosphate synthase TrpC: protein MSDTLARIVDDKRRHVALQRERRPQGEVERAARTTDAPRGFARALKDAITAGRYGLIAEIKKASPSKGLIRPDFDPPSLARAYERGGASCLSVLTDEPYFQGKDEFLSRARRATKLPVLRKDFMIDPYQVFEARALGADCILLIMACLDDQLAAELARLAHVCGMDVLVEVHDGDELDRALGIDSELIGVNNRNLKTLAVDLAVTERLAPKVPKDRVLVAESGLGTPADLARMARVGASAFLIGESFMRKPDVESAVREILVKAA from the coding sequence ATGAGCGACACGCTGGCAAGGATCGTCGACGACAAGCGCCGTCATGTCGCCCTCCAGCGCGAGCGTCGGCCACAAGGCGAGGTCGAGCGCGCGGCCAGGACGACGGACGCGCCGCGCGGCTTTGCCAGGGCATTGAAGGACGCGATCACAGCCGGCCGCTACGGCCTGATCGCCGAGATCAAGAAGGCCTCGCCCAGCAAGGGACTGATCCGACCGGACTTCGATCCGCCATCGCTTGCCCGCGCCTACGAACGCGGCGGGGCCTCGTGCCTCTCGGTGCTGACCGACGAACCCTACTTCCAGGGCAAGGACGAATTTCTTTCCCGGGCGCGCCGGGCCACGAAGCTTCCAGTCCTGCGCAAGGACTTCATGATCGACCCCTATCAGGTATTCGAGGCGCGCGCGCTCGGCGCGGACTGCATTCTGCTGATCATGGCCTGCCTCGACGACCAGCTTGCGGCGGAGCTCGCGCGGCTTGCGCATGTTTGCGGCATGGATGTCCTCGTCGAGGTCCACGACGGAGACGAGCTGGACCGTGCGCTCGGCATCGACAGCGAGCTGATCGGAGTCAACAACCGCAATCTCAAGACGCTTGCCGTCGATCTCGCCGTAACCGAGCGGCTCGCACCCAAGGTACCGAAGGATCGCGTGCTGGTGGCGGAGAGCGGGCTCGGCACGCCGGCCGATCTGGCCCGCATGGCCAGGGTCGGCGCCTCGGCCTTCCTGATCGGCGAAAGCTTCATGCGCAAGCCCGACGTCGAAAGCGCGGTGCGCGAAATCCTGGTGAAGGCGGCATGA